A genomic stretch from Bradyrhizobium sp. 195 includes:
- the flgC gene encoding flagellar basal body rod protein FlgC yields MANDSSDFARSMAIATSGLRAQAGRMRVISENIANADSTAQTSGGDPYRRKVPTFSSALDRTLDAQVVTLGKIKPDQSNFRVKYEPSNPVADASGNVKYPNVNSVVEMTDMRDAQRSYEANLNIISATRRMIQRTLDILKS; encoded by the coding sequence ATGGCCAATGACAGCAGCGACTTCGCCCGCTCGATGGCGATCGCGACCTCCGGTCTGCGGGCGCAAGCCGGCCGCATGCGGGTGATCTCGGAAAACATCGCGAACGCGGATTCGACCGCGCAGACATCGGGCGGCGATCCCTACCGCCGCAAGGTTCCGACCTTCTCCTCCGCGCTCGACCGCACGCTCGACGCGCAGGTCGTCACCCTCGGCAAGATCAAGCCCGACCAGTCGAACTTCCGCGTCAAATACGAGCCGAGCAATCCGGTCGCGGACGCCAGCGGCAACGTCAAATATCCCAACGTGAACTCGGTGGTCGAGATGACCGACATGCGCGACGCGCAGCGGTCCTACGAGGCCAATCTCAACATCATCAGTGCGACGCGCCGGATGATCCAGCGCACCCTCGACATTCTCAAGAGCTGA
- a CDS encoding flagellar biosynthetic protein FliO, whose amino-acid sequence MQGSPITFIVAFIVVLALIGVAAWLVRRFASSRLGANTQRGRMPRLAVIDAAAVDGRRRLVLVRRDNVEHLLMIGGPTDIVVEPNIVRAAHGRDQLPQRPNAPESPRLAPMPDAGGWADEAPRPELLDHPEPQMPEPPPRPARPSFADEVRRPAPALAERRSEPPMGGFPPEPMAPRPEREPRPEPLPPRAPRSEPPLMPRPPRQSEPMKMPPVRAERAPAPPPPPPVPQAPPVPSPAPAASPSSAEQNLAEMAQRLEAALRRPAGETVAPPVAPEPPAAPPRAARSEPAAPPAPPPKPAAEKTSFENLEDEMASLLGRPKPSS is encoded by the coding sequence ATGCAAGGCAGCCCTATCACCTTCATCGTCGCGTTCATCGTCGTTCTGGCGTTGATCGGTGTCGCTGCTTGGCTGGTTCGCCGATTCGCCAGCAGCCGGCTCGGCGCCAACACCCAGCGCGGCAGGATGCCCCGGCTCGCCGTGATCGATGCCGCCGCGGTCGACGGCCGGCGCCGCCTGGTGCTGGTCCGGCGCGACAATGTCGAGCATCTCCTGATGATCGGCGGCCCCACCGACATCGTCGTCGAGCCCAACATCGTTCGCGCCGCGCATGGCCGCGACCAGCTCCCCCAGCGTCCCAACGCCCCCGAATCGCCGCGCCTTGCCCCCATGCCTGATGCCGGCGGCTGGGCCGACGAAGCGCCGCGGCCCGAACTGCTCGATCATCCCGAGCCGCAAATGCCCGAGCCGCCGCCGCGGCCCGCGCGCCCGTCGTTCGCCGACGAGGTGCGCCGGCCCGCTCCCGCGCTGGCCGAGCGCCGCAGCGAACCGCCAATGGGCGGCTTTCCGCCCGAGCCGATGGCGCCCCGTCCCGAGCGCGAACCGCGGCCCGAGCCGCTGCCGCCGCGCGCCCCGCGCAGCGAGCCGCCACTGATGCCCCGTCCGCCGCGCCAGAGCGAGCCGATGAAGATGCCGCCCGTGCGCGCCGAGCGCGCCCCTGCGCCGCCGCCTCCTCCGCCGGTGCCGCAAGCGCCGCCCGTGCCGTCGCCGGCGCCCGCCGCGAGCCCGTCGAGCGCCGAGCAGAACCTCGCGGAAATGGCCCAGCGGCTCGAGGCCGCGCTGCGCCGCCCCGCCGGCGAAACGGTCGCGCCTCCCGTCGCGCCGGAGCCGCCGGCCGCTCCCCCGCGGGCGGCTCGCAGCGAGCCGGCGGCGCCCCCGGCTCCGCCTCCGAAGCCGGCCGCGGAAAAGACCAGCTTTGAAAATCTCGAAGACGAGATGGCCTCGCTGCTCGGCCGTCCGAAGCCGTCTTCGTGA
- the fliP gene encoding flagellar type III secretion system pore protein FliP (The bacterial flagellar biogenesis protein FliP forms a type III secretion system (T3SS)-type pore required for flagellar assembly.), producing MRLPSLPRRVLFLSVLIGAASAAMPAHAQDISINLGGGAGGGGVTERAIQLIALLTVLSIAPSILIMMTSFTRIVVVLSLLRTALGTATAPPNSVIIALAMFLTFFVMGPVLQKSYDDGIRPLVANQIGVEDALQRASVPLRGFMQKNVREKDLKLFLDLSGDPPPATPDDLALRILVPAFMISELKRAFEIGFLLFLPFLIIDLVVASVLMSMGMMMLPPATISLPFKLIFFVLVDGWSLVAGSLVQSYGG from the coding sequence GTGAGGCTGCCGTCCCTCCCGCGTAGAGTTCTTTTCCTTTCTGTTCTGATCGGCGCGGCATCGGCAGCGATGCCGGCGCATGCGCAGGACATCAGCATCAATCTCGGCGGCGGCGCCGGCGGTGGCGGCGTCACCGAGCGCGCAATCCAGCTGATCGCGCTGCTCACCGTGCTGTCGATCGCGCCGTCGATCCTGATCATGATGACGTCGTTCACGCGCATCGTGGTCGTGCTGTCGCTGCTGCGCACCGCGTTGGGCACGGCAACCGCGCCGCCGAACTCGGTCATCATCGCGCTCGCGATGTTCCTCACCTTCTTCGTGATGGGGCCGGTGCTGCAGAAATCCTACGACGACGGCATCCGCCCGCTCGTCGCCAACCAGATCGGCGTCGAGGACGCGCTCCAGCGTGCCTCCGTCCCCTTGCGCGGCTTCATGCAGAAGAACGTGCGCGAGAAAGACCTCAAGCTGTTCCTGGACCTCTCGGGCGACCCGCCCCCGGCCACCCCCGATGATCTCGCACTTCGCATCCTCGTCCCCGCCTTCATGATCTCCGAACTGAAGCGCGCGTTCGAGATCGGCTTCCTGTTGTTCCTGCCCTTCCTGATCATCGACCTCGTCGTCGCCTCGGTCCTGATGTCTATGGGCATGATGATGCTACCCCCCGCAACGATCTCGCTGCCGTTCAAGCTGATCTTCTTCGTGCTGGTCGATGGCTGGTCGCTGGTGGCAGGAAGCCTGGTGCAGAGCTACGGGGGATGA
- the flgB gene encoding flagellar basal body rod protein FlgB, with product MSINDLPVLSALRTKMQWHQERQRVLSENVSNSDTPKFRPRDLVEPKLDKAGAVTGSMGPLALARTSGSHMTPSGAASGFDQNKNAGFETRPAGNAVNLEEEMMKAASNQMDYAAATSLYSKSLHLLKTAIGKG from the coding sequence ATGTCCATCAACGACCTCCCGGTGCTGTCGGCGCTTCGCACCAAGATGCAGTGGCACCAGGAACGCCAGCGCGTCCTGTCCGAGAACGTCTCCAATTCCGACACGCCCAAGTTCCGGCCGCGCGACCTGGTCGAGCCGAAACTCGACAAGGCCGGGGCCGTCACGGGCTCGATGGGGCCCCTGGCACTCGCCCGCACCAGCGGTTCTCACATGACGCCATCGGGCGCGGCATCCGGATTCGACCAGAACAAGAATGCGGGCTTCGAGACCCGCCCCGCGGGCAATGCCGTCAATCTCGAAGAGGAGATGATGAAGGCCGCCAGCAACCAGATGGACTACGCGGCGGCGACCTCGCTCTATTCGAAGAGCCTGCATCTGCTCAAGACCGCCATCGGCAAGGGCTAG
- a CDS encoding tetratricopeptide repeat protein translates to MAREAADGLWSRARAMAPGLSRHVRKAGVLAVCLLIGLGAPARAADPVRGEATFSAGGGFARLVIKLGEDVPSEVTTAGSVLIIRFDRPVDVPVDRVPEGAPDYVNSARRDPDGGAIRLSLARRVTVNTMNAGERTFVDLLPEGWKGPPPSLPMDVVKELAERARVAERALRAQRAAAESKKRPQIRVRASVQPTFVRFVFEMPDGVGVSSVLNEQKLTLAFNANLNFDLADAIVAAPPNVASIKQKADIDQTNVEIALIGDSDVHSFRDEKNYVVDVSFQPDKGKTAATPEAAIAQMKPAGHGPTPDKPAAEKPKDAHREITPPTSEAIARDAKVDVKPEVKPEASAAMPPADAPKPAPATEAAHAPEAPKETAKETAKETAKPAPPVVEAAPAKPAPAEAPKEVAKEAAKTVPAEGPAAPQPTVASVDARRDSDGLRVTFPIQVATPAAAFRRGDTVWLVFDTPKPIDVEAIRARGGAMIGEVGRVPLDKGQALRIRLTRPLVYSLASEEVGKETNWLLTLADKIQTTPLPLMMSRNITDPALANIAIPFANPGVLHKLTDPDAGDTLYVVTGQRPVRGFIKRQDLVDLSLLESAHGIAVRPNSDEVGVEVGSDKVILGKKGGLTLSPVDISAERAPTAVRPVFSPEGWRKGQSENFVARQNELMTAISNVEPALRSLPRLDLAQFYMSRAMYHEAKAVTELMLSDPLNKEESGALIMHAIASILIGRPAQGLKDLANPVIGNSHDSQLWKALAYARQGKWADAREKFKNVEFAIASLPLDIQRIVTMDAMRASLEVKDYAGASKRRSELEVVGVPPEAAPGFAVLRGRLAEALGHDKDALDDYRLAVASSDRSAAAEAKQLEVALRQKRDEIGKEDALRELETLSMTWRGDAIEVKTLQMLSQLYAENGRYRDALTAARTATKLQPNAEASRQAQDLASELFTQIFLGSRGDELPPVEALGMFYEFRELTPIGRRGDELIRRLADRLASIDLLDQAAELLQYQVDHRLEGAARAQVAARLSMIYLANRKPDMAITALRASRISDLSGELRQQRLLLEARAQSDVGRHDLALDIVSNVSGREVLRLRSDIFWAGRRWRESAEQIELYYGERFRDFKPLNTVEKSDIIRAAVGYALADDSIGLSRFREKYAPLMSESADRLAFDIASKPAAASSAEFAEIAKLAASVDTLDGFLREMKQRFPDATARAPSSPQAKEESDHTGSLPTIPVVRQIKMTR, encoded by the coding sequence ATGGCGCGAGAGGCTGCCGATGGATTGTGGTCGCGAGCCCGCGCAATGGCGCCAGGGCTGTCGCGTCATGTCCGAAAAGCTGGCGTGCTGGCGGTCTGCCTGCTGATCGGCCTCGGTGCGCCTGCCCGGGCGGCCGATCCTGTCAGGGGCGAGGCGACCTTTTCGGCCGGCGGCGGCTTTGCCCGCCTCGTCATCAAGCTCGGCGAGGACGTTCCCTCCGAGGTGACGACTGCGGGCTCCGTCCTCATCATCCGCTTCGACCGGCCCGTCGACGTCCCCGTCGACCGCGTTCCGGAAGGCGCGCCCGATTACGTCAACTCCGCGCGCCGCGATCCTGACGGCGGCGCCATCCGCCTGTCGCTGGCGCGGCGCGTCACCGTCAACACCATGAACGCCGGCGAGCGCACCTTCGTCGACTTGTTGCCCGAGGGCTGGAAGGGACCGCCGCCGAGCCTGCCCATGGACGTGGTCAAGGAACTCGCCGAGCGTGCCCGCGTGGCCGAGCGGGCGCTGCGCGCCCAGCGCGCCGCGGCCGAGAGCAAGAAGCGCCCGCAGATCCGCGTGCGCGCCTCGGTGCAGCCGACCTTCGTCCGCTTCGTGTTCGAGATGCCCGACGGTGTCGGCGTCTCCTCCGTGCTCAACGAGCAGAAGCTCACGCTCGCTTTCAACGCCAACCTCAATTTCGATCTGGCGGACGCAATCGTCGCGGCGCCGCCGAACGTCGCCTCGATCAAGCAGAAGGCCGACATCGACCAGACCAATGTCGAGATCGCGCTGATCGGCGATTCCGACGTGCATTCGTTCCGCGACGAGAAGAACTACGTCGTCGACGTCTCCTTCCAGCCCGACAAGGGCAAGACGGCGGCGACTCCCGAGGCGGCGATCGCGCAGATGAAGCCGGCCGGTCACGGACCGACGCCGGACAAGCCCGCGGCCGAGAAGCCGAAGGACGCCCATCGCGAGATCACGCCGCCGACCTCCGAGGCGATCGCGCGCGACGCCAAGGTCGATGTGAAGCCTGAGGTGAAGCCGGAAGCGTCCGCCGCGATGCCGCCCGCTGACGCGCCGAAACCGGCGCCTGCGACCGAGGCTGCGCACGCACCGGAAGCGCCCAAGGAAACCGCCAAGGAAACGGCGAAGGAAACCGCGAAGCCGGCGCCGCCTGTTGTCGAAGCCGCGCCAGCCAAGCCCGCGCCAGCCGAAGCGCCGAAAGAGGTCGCGAAGGAAGCCGCCAAGACTGTGCCTGCCGAAGGACCGGCCGCGCCGCAGCCGACCGTCGCCAGCGTCGATGCGCGCCGCGACAGCGACGGCCTGCGCGTGACGTTCCCGATCCAGGTCGCAACGCCCGCGGCGGCGTTCCGCCGCGGCGACACCGTCTGGCTGGTCTTCGATACACCGAAGCCGATCGATGTCGAGGCGATCCGCGCCAGGGGCGGCGCGATGATCGGCGAGGTCGGCCGCGTCCCGCTGGACAAGGGGCAGGCGCTGCGCATCCGTCTCACCCGCCCGCTGGTCTACTCGCTGGCGAGCGAAGAGGTCGGCAAGGAGACCAACTGGCTCTTGACGCTGGCCGACAAGATCCAGACGACGCCGCTGCCGCTGATGATGTCGCGCAACATCACCGACCCCGCGCTCGCCAACATCGCGATCCCCTTCGCCAATCCGGGCGTCCTGCACAAGCTCACCGATCCCGACGCCGGCGACACGCTCTATGTCGTGACCGGGCAGCGGCCGGTGCGCGGCTTCATCAAGCGGCAGGACCTCGTCGATCTCTCGCTGCTGGAATCCGCGCACGGCATCGCGGTCCGGCCGAACTCCGACGAGGTCGGCGTCGAGGTCGGCTCCGACAAGGTGATCCTCGGCAAGAAGGGCGGATTGACGCTGTCGCCGGTCGATATCTCGGCCGAGCGGGCGCCGACCGCGGTGCGCCCGGTCTTCAGCCCCGAAGGCTGGCGCAAGGGCCAGTCGGAAAATTTCGTGGCGCGCCAAAACGAGCTGATGACGGCGATCTCCAACGTCGAACCGGCGCTGCGCTCGCTACCGCGGCTCGATCTTGCGCAGTTCTACATGTCGCGCGCGATGTATCACGAGGCCAAGGCCGTGACCGAATTGATGTTGAGCGATCCGCTCAACAAGGAGGAGAGCGGCGCGCTGATCATGCATGCGATCGCCAGCATCCTGATCGGCCGGCCGGCGCAGGGCCTGAAGGACCTGGCCAATCCCGTGATCGGCAACAGCCACGACTCCCAGCTCTGGAAGGCGCTCGCCTATGCGCGCCAGGGCAAATGGGCTGACGCGCGCGAGAAGTTCAAGAACGTCGAATTCGCCATTGCCTCGCTGCCGCTCGACATCCAGCGCATCGTGACGATGGACGCGATGCGCGCCTCGCTCGAGGTGAAGGACTATGCCGGCGCCTCCAAGCGCCGCAGCGAACTCGAAGTGGTCGGGGTCCCGCCCGAGGCAGCGCCCGGCTTCGCCGTGCTGCGCGGCCGGCTCGCCGAGGCGCTCGGTCACGACAAGGACGCGCTCGACGATTACAGGCTCGCGGTCGCCTCGTCCGATCGGTCGGCTGCGGCCGAGGCCAAGCAGCTCGAGGTCGCGCTGCGGCAGAAGCGCGACGAGATCGGCAAGGAAGACGCGCTGCGCGAGCTCGAGACCCTGTCGATGACCTGGCGCGGCGACGCGATCGAGGTCAAGACGCTGCAGATGCTGTCGCAGCTGTATGCCGAGAACGGGCGTTACCGGGACGCGCTCACGGCCGCGCGCACCGCGACGAAGCTCCAGCCGAACGCTGAAGCCTCGCGTCAGGCGCAGGATCTCGCCTCCGAGCTGTTCACGCAAATCTTCCTGGGATCGAGGGGTGACGAGCTGCCGCCGGTCGAGGCGCTCGGGATGTTCTACGAGTTCCGCGAACTGACGCCGATCGGCCGCCGCGGCGACGAGCTGATCCGCCGTCTCGCCGACCGTCTCGCCTCGATCGATCTGCTCGACCAGGCCGCCGAGCTGCTGCAATACCAGGTCGATCACCGCCTCGAAGGCGCAGCGCGCGCCCAGGTCGCCGCGCGCCTTTCCATGATTTATCTGGCCAACCGCAAGCCCGACATGGCGATCACCGCGCTACGCGCGAGCCGCATCAGCGATCTCTCCGGCGAGCTCAGGCAGCAGCGCCTGCTGCTGGAAGCGCGCGCGCAGAGCGACGTCGGCCGTCACGACCTCGCGCTCGATATCGTCTCCAACGTCTCTGGGCGCGAAGTGCTCCGCCTGCGCTCCGACATCTTCTGGGCGGGCCGGCGCTGGCGCGAATCCGCCGAGCAGATCGAGCTCTATTACGGTGAGCGCTTCCGCGACTTCAAACCGCTCAACACGGTGGAGAAGAGCGACATCATCCGTGCCGCCGTCGGCTATGCGCTCGCCGACGACTCGATCGGCCTGTCGCGCTTCCGCGAGAAATACGCGCCGCTGATGAGCGAGAGCGCCGACCGTCTCGCCTTCGACATCGCCAGCAAGCCGGCCGCGGCCTCCAGCGCCGAATTCGCCGAGATCGCCAAGCTGGCGGCCAGCGTCGATACGCTCGACGGCTTCCTGCGCGAGATGAAGCAGCGCTTCCCCGACGCCACCGCCCGCGCGCCGAGCTCGCCGCAGGCCAAGGAAGAAAGCGACCACACCGGCTCGCTGCCGACGATCCCGGTGGTGCGGCAGATCAAGATGACGCGGTAG